One segment of Longimicrobiales bacterium DNA contains the following:
- a CDS encoding glutamine--tRNA ligase/YqeY domain fusion protein has translation MSITTDTERTAGGRDFIRSIIVDDLESGRHDSIVTRFPPEPNGFLHIGHAKSIVLNFGIAREFPNARCNLRFDDTNPETEDVKYVASIMEDVRWLGFEFGEALFASDYFEQMYAFGEHLIRNGLAYVDSSSEEEIREARGTVMEPGRPTRDRDRSPDESLELFRRMRAGEFADGAHVLRARIDLASPNMLMRDPILYRIRHAHHYRQGDEWCIYPLYDYAHPIEDALEGVTHSLCTLEFENNREIYDWIVANVPRGAGDMAVAPDSRPRQIEFARLALDYTVMSKRKLLQLVNSGDVSGWDDPRMPTIAGLRRRGVTPESLRAFAELIGVAKANTRVDIAKLEYAIRDDLNQRAPRVMCVLRPLRVTITNWPEDHVEELDAPFWPHDVPKEGSRPVPFARELYIEQDDFAEDPPKGFFRLAPGREVRLRYGYIIRCDEVVKNDAGEVVELRCSYDPDTKGGSAGTDRNVKGTLHWVSAQHAVSCEVRLYDRLFTVADPEAGPDADFRAHLNPHSLVTIERAFVEPSVAGAEAGSRFQFERLGYFTADIVDSRPDALVFNRTVTLRDAWAKVAPGASGQSDGRPDRTKTGKKPSAARRADPAPKPAGPRDPLLEGRQRRLTSEMGVPAKQAEVLTRDAEIAEFFDEAVSAGATPATVAKLLVNDMPREARENVGALPVRGAAVGALAHMIDTSEISGSAARDVLAEMIEQGGDPAAIVERRGLRQVSDEAALRRTVEDVLRENAGKVEEYRAGKTGLLGFFVGQAMARTRGQGNPAMLKSLVEDMLRM, from the coding sequence ATGAGCATCACCACCGATACCGAGCGCACGGCTGGCGGCCGTGACTTCATACGCAGCATCATCGTGGACGACCTGGAAAGCGGCCGCCACGATTCCATCGTCACGCGCTTCCCGCCGGAACCGAACGGCTTCCTCCACATCGGCCACGCGAAGTCCATAGTGCTGAACTTCGGCATTGCCCGTGAGTTCCCGAATGCGCGCTGCAATCTGCGGTTCGACGACACGAACCCGGAGACGGAGGACGTGAAGTACGTCGCCTCCATCATGGAGGACGTGCGCTGGCTCGGCTTCGAGTTCGGCGAGGCGCTGTTCGCGTCCGACTACTTCGAACAGATGTACGCGTTCGGCGAGCACCTCATCCGCAACGGCCTGGCATACGTGGACTCGTCGAGTGAAGAGGAGATTCGCGAGGCGCGCGGCACCGTGATGGAGCCGGGTCGTCCGACGAGGGACCGCGACCGCAGTCCGGACGAGAGTCTGGAGCTGTTCCGGCGCATGCGTGCGGGAGAGTTCGCGGATGGCGCGCACGTGCTGCGTGCCCGGATCGATCTGGCGTCGCCGAACATGCTGATGCGCGATCCCATCCTGTACCGGATCCGGCATGCACATCATTACCGGCAGGGCGATGAATGGTGCATCTACCCGCTGTACGACTACGCGCACCCGATCGAGGACGCGCTCGAAGGCGTGACCCACTCGCTGTGCACGCTCGAGTTCGAGAACAACCGCGAGATCTATGACTGGATCGTCGCGAACGTGCCGCGGGGTGCGGGCGATATGGCAGTGGCGCCGGACTCACGTCCGCGCCAGATCGAGTTTGCACGGCTCGCTCTCGATTACACAGTCATGAGCAAGCGCAAGCTGCTGCAGCTCGTCAACAGCGGCGACGTCAGCGGCTGGGATGACCCGCGCATGCCGACGATCGCCGGGCTGCGGCGACGCGGCGTCACGCCCGAATCGCTCCGCGCGTTCGCCGAGCTGATCGGCGTGGCGAAGGCGAATACACGCGTTGACATCGCGAAGCTGGAATACGCGATACGCGATGATCTCAACCAGCGCGCTCCGCGCGTCATGTGCGTGCTGCGGCCGCTGCGCGTCACGATCACGAACTGGCCGGAAGACCACGTCGAGGAGCTCGACGCTCCGTTCTGGCCGCACGACGTGCCGAAGGAAGGCTCGCGGCCCGTGCCGTTCGCCCGCGAGCTGTACATCGAGCAGGACGACTTCGCGGAGGACCCGCCGAAAGGCTTCTTCCGGCTCGCACCCGGTCGCGAGGTGCGGCTGCGATACGGCTACATCATCCGCTGCGACGAAGTCGTGAAGAACGATGCAGGCGAGGTGGTGGAGCTGCGGTGCTCGTACGATCCGGATACGAAGGGCGGCAGCGCCGGCACGGACCGCAACGTGAAGGGCACGCTTCACTGGGTATCCGCGCAGCACGCCGTCTCCTGCGAGGTGCGCCTGTACGACCGTCTGTTCACCGTTGCGGACCCTGAAGCGGGGCCGGACGCCGATTTCCGCGCGCACCTGAATCCGCATTCGCTCGTCACGATCGAGCGGGCGTTTGTCGAGCCGTCGGTCGCCGGCGCCGAAGCGGGGTCGCGCTTCCAGTTCGAGCGACTCGGCTATTTCACGGCCGATATCGTCGACTCGAGGCCGGACGCGCTCGTCTTCAACCGCACGGTGACGTTGCGCGATGCCTGGGCAAAGGTCGCTCCCGGTGCATCCGGTCAGTCGGACGGGCGGCCGGACCGCACGAAGACCGGGAAGAAGCCGTCGGCGGCCCGGCGTGCGGATCCGGCGCCGAAGCCCGCGGGCCCGCGCGACCCGTTGCTGGAGGGGCGCCAGCGCCGCCTCACATCGGAGATGGGCGTGCCCGCGAAGCAGGCCGAGGTCCTGACGCGCGATGCCGAGATTGCCGAGTTCTTCGACGAGGCCGTATCGGCCGGCGCCACACCGGCGACGGTCGCGAAGCTGCTCGTGAACGACATGCCGCGCGAGGCGCGGGAGAACGTCGGGGCTCTGCCGGTTCGCGGCGCGGCCGTCGGCGCACTCGCCCACATGATCGACACCTCCGAGATCTCCGGAAGCGCGGCCCGGGATGTGCTCGCGGAGATGATCGAGCAGGGCGGAGATCCGGCCGCGATCGTCGAACGGCGCGGACTGCGGCAGGTGAGCGATGAGGCCGCGCTGCGCCGTACGGTCGAGGATGTGCTGCGCGAGAATGCCGGCAAGGTGGAGGAATATCGTGCCGGCAAGACGGGGCTGCTCGGCTTCTTCGTCGGCCAGGCGATGGCCAGGACGAGGGGTCAGGGCAACCCCGCCATGCTGAAGTCGCTGGTCGAGGACATGCTCAGGATGTGA
- a CDS encoding L,D-transpeptidase family protein, with the protein MKNKWSGLPLLVALAAGACSGAEAETRPERSATERLRAALSQATDTAAIYPLIAGDTVTVSPPVLEFYRRLRFRQAWTEDSDLDRARAVYDAIGRAVEDGLDPDSYGHDIATRLFAMLDAEGDSALDEEARAGYAADLDVVLSEGYMRYASDVVRGAIDPDSVGSAWRIPRSDRPGEPILRSLVRGGDPVQIIERLRPATPYYGRMMNALARLQKIKDAGGWPKLPETTVEEGDSSQVVAVLRARLSASDDPREAQLAQRGAARPSVYDRDLRDALRHFQERHAIDSDGQVGSSTLRELNHSIEERIAEVKLNMDRWRWLPQDLGRLFVLVNIAGFELEVVENDHAIESMNVVVGKPGWNTPVFADTMEHVVVNPYWTPPESIMEEEIRPAMARDPGYLARNNFEQTSNGGVRQRPGRNNALGQYKFLFPNDDNIYLHDTPADHLFSRVRRDFSHGCIRLERPADLARLLVSKASSHSAASIDGMVATGSEKWIPLKKPVPVYLVYFTVWVKEDGTLRFHHDVYGHDEELESQADELDEVPPATVTAAA; encoded by the coding sequence ATGAAGAATAAATGGTCGGGGCTGCCACTCCTCGTCGCGCTCGCGGCGGGTGCCTGCAGCGGCGCGGAAGCGGAGACACGACCGGAGCGGTCGGCGACCGAGCGGCTCAGGGCCGCGCTCTCGCAGGCGACGGATACGGCGGCGATCTATCCCCTCATCGCCGGTGACACTGTGACTGTTTCACCGCCGGTGCTCGAGTTCTACCGCCGCCTGCGGTTCCGGCAGGCGTGGACGGAGGACAGCGACCTGGACCGCGCGCGCGCAGTGTACGACGCGATCGGGCGCGCGGTCGAGGACGGGCTCGATCCCGATTCCTATGGCCATGATATCGCCACGCGACTGTTCGCCATGCTGGACGCGGAAGGAGACAGCGCGCTGGATGAGGAAGCACGCGCGGGCTACGCGGCGGACCTCGACGTGGTTCTGAGCGAAGGCTACATGCGTTACGCCAGCGATGTCGTGCGCGGCGCGATCGATCCGGACAGTGTCGGGTCGGCCTGGCGGATTCCGCGGAGCGACCGTCCGGGCGAGCCGATCCTGCGGTCGCTGGTGCGCGGCGGCGATCCGGTGCAGATCATCGAGAGGCTGCGTCCCGCCACACCGTACTACGGCCGGATGATGAACGCTCTGGCCCGCCTCCAGAAGATAAAGGACGCTGGGGGCTGGCCGAAGCTGCCGGAAACGACTGTGGAAGAGGGCGATTCATCGCAGGTGGTGGCGGTGCTGCGTGCGCGGCTGTCCGCCAGCGATGATCCGCGCGAAGCACAGCTCGCGCAGCGCGGCGCCGCGCGTCCGTCGGTGTACGACCGGGACCTGCGCGATGCACTGCGCCATTTCCAGGAACGGCACGCGATCGACAGTGATGGCCAGGTCGGCAGCAGTACATTGCGCGAGCTGAATCACAGCATCGAGGAGCGTATTGCCGAAGTCAAGCTCAACATGGATCGCTGGCGCTGGCTGCCGCAGGACCTCGGGCGTCTGTTCGTGCTCGTGAACATTGCCGGCTTCGAGCTCGAGGTGGTGGAGAACGACCATGCGATCGAGTCGATGAACGTCGTGGTCGGCAAGCCCGGCTGGAATACGCCGGTGTTTGCCGACACGATGGAGCACGTGGTGGTGAACCCGTACTGGACACCGCCGGAGTCGATCATGGAAGAGGAGATCCGGCCGGCGATGGCGCGCGACCCGGGCTACCTCGCGCGCAACAACTTCGAGCAGACGAGCAACGGCGGCGTACGGCAGCGGCCGGGACGCAACAACGCGCTCGGCCAGTACAAGTTTCTCTTCCCGAACGATGACAACATCTACCTGCACGACACGCCGGCGGACCATCTCTTCTCACGTGTGCGCCGCGACTTCAGCCATGGCTGCATCCGGCTGGAACGCCCTGCCGACCTGGCCCGGCTGCTCGTGTCGAAGGCGTCCTCCCACTCGGCCGCGTCGATCGACGGCATGGTGGCGACGGGCTCAGAGAAGTGGATCCCGCTGAAGAAGCCGGTGCCCGTCTACCTCGTGTACTTCACGGTCTGGGTGAAGGAGGATGGCACGCTGCGCTTCCATCACGACGTGTACGGTCACGACGAGGAGCTGGAATCGCAGGCGGATGAGCTGGACGAGGTGCCACCAGCGACGGTCACCGCCGCGGCGTGA
- a CDS encoding DUF4440 domain-containing protein, producing the protein MWAIVAAAGCRIEQTPRVDADDPVNVARAEIELTLREYEESLSAGDARGAAAVFTPGAQLYLPGADAINGRGEIDRAFAERFADGRIVDMTLDHEGIDVGVGVAHQFGTMRQRVREEEGGEHDIDGRFAIRWVRAGDSVWRIDRLLVHHAPSDSVPADSAGSTGS; encoded by the coding sequence ATGTGGGCGATCGTTGCTGCGGCGGGCTGCCGGATCGAGCAGACGCCCCGTGTCGACGCCGATGATCCGGTCAATGTGGCGCGCGCAGAGATCGAGCTGACGCTGCGGGAGTACGAAGAGTCGCTGTCCGCGGGTGACGCGCGCGGTGCGGCCGCCGTGTTCACCCCCGGGGCACAGCTCTATCTGCCCGGCGCCGACGCCATCAATGGCCGCGGCGAAATCGACCGCGCGTTCGCCGAGCGTTTTGCCGACGGCCGCATCGTCGACATGACGCTGGATCATGAGGGCATCGATGTCGGTGTCGGTGTCGCACACCAGTTCGGCACGATGCGCCAGCGCGTCCGCGAGGAGGAGGGCGGGGAACATGACATCGACGGCCGCTTCGCCATCCGCTGGGTGCGAGCCGGCGATTCCGTCTGGCGTATCGACCGTCTGCTCGTCCATCACGCCCCGTCGGATTCCGTGCCGGCGGATTCCGCTGGTTCGACGGGGTCCTAA
- a CDS encoding serine hydrolase, which yields PGARREYSDVGMILLGAVLEEVSGSRLDDLLTMRVFRPLELRDTRFNPLTAHGEYGGFTLAQIAPTENDTYVRKTLVHGVVHDLNAWAMDGVAGHAGLFSSARDMAVYGQAILDAAHGRDNALFETGTFLSWLQQERERGRPLGWDVPNGQRSSAGLYFTRSSFGHTGFTGTSLWVDPERDVFVVLLTNRLNPSARNQRHVQLRRDVHDFVQLAIADMSIEARE from the coding sequence CCGGGAGCGCGGCGGGAATACAGCGACGTGGGTATGATCCTGCTGGGCGCCGTGCTCGAAGAGGTCAGCGGCAGCCGGCTCGATGACCTGCTGACGATGCGTGTCTTCCGGCCGCTGGAGCTGCGTGACACGCGCTTCAACCCGCTGACCGCCCACGGCGAATACGGCGGCTTCACACTCGCGCAGATCGCGCCGACCGAAAACGACACCTACGTGCGCAAGACGCTGGTGCACGGTGTGGTGCACGACCTGAACGCGTGGGCGATGGACGGCGTGGCGGGACACGCCGGCCTCTTCTCATCGGCACGGGACATGGCAGTATACGGCCAGGCTATCCTGGACGCCGCGCACGGCCGTGACAACGCGCTGTTCGAGACGGGCACGTTCCTGTCCTGGCTACAGCAGGAGCGCGAGCGCGGACGGCCGCTCGGCTGGGACGTACCGAACGGCCAGCGCTCTTCGGCCGGCCTCTACTTCACCCGCTCCTCCTTCGGCCACACCGGCTTCACCGGCACGAGCCTGTGGGTGGACCCCGAGCGCGACGTGTTCGTCGTACTGCTCACGAACCGGCTCAATCCGTCCGCCCGCAATCAGCGCCACGTCCAGCTGCGGCGCGACGTGCACGATTTTGTGCAGCTCGCCATTGCCGACATGTCGATCGAGGCGCGCGAGTAG